The Salvelinus sp. IW2-2015 linkage group LG34, ASM291031v2, whole genome shotgun sequence genome has a window encoding:
- the LOC111958363 gene encoding SKI/DACH domain-containing protein 1-like: protein MGDLKCGFEEMQGVRLGYLLIKGKQMFALSQVFTDLLKNIPRTTVHKRMDHLNVKKHHCDLEELRKLKAINSIAFHAAKCTLISREDVEALYFSCKTERVLKSNKRKAKASLPEDLGEGKLHADTHPTGLWKEKVWLSLHSVPQTLSLNKSGKREQPTSRPDSNLPQIYNKSLGQDYSVVTKSACKPFKNYETAQIPGNCVAFSQRHSFFRSVVSRQPLLFQSAIAAQSRLSATGDLLHKRKRRREGGGGRDMGSSGARQSWSRSRHTHSHTYSHTHHPVLLVQPKCCRKPKTHYNHNRTTLSHFDIGHEFYLDHHAHHHRHPHQHVGGFPESYSSDTESSCYSERLNNDSDFGSSLSTSSNSGTSDEEDEEESPLESSEVSSDEESSSQSDSSSVSSQVSVQSIRFRRARFPSLNTTKNITTRTLPNAQSLSTTLSSTRNQSNSRTLSNSRTLSHTNAPLLLQPTFHYSHQQQPSKPVGQFGTSQVDYDIPKKQPKYDFTAREAKQDTHTHRLSSPVTRGSYFTKRRDRKVPESQVQTQREIKRTEPVSRKVYALSPSPNTNGIKAVLPHRTTGHAKKILPVLSSHSAPDKDTKYPKPTNNKLSLATNLKSEVRISPNLKLPFLLKTIKAEPEELSVASGPLSERSRAVKTPPFNLQNVKIKVEESYDEYEYYSQASGFQCKGDEADINNGQYHGGDIKQAAGCFNNETKAIESSAGAPKSSSGLQECGSTQDTPCPEEGEYKNGVGVRKNCRTLVLGKESGMSRAQAKQNVSKVDRTLSSRPVGKAEICDANTEDLTGATKRKRASSNVAAPLKRPFSFMANFPAPPSLLVGSDGDLSPAYSLNSLGGPRTPPRSHPVWRWQPGGLPVPPPPAQRIRKCSRFFL, encoded by the coding sequence ATGGGAGACCTGAAGTGTGGGTTTGAAGAGATGCAGGGAGTGAGGCTGGGATACCTGCTGATAAAAGGAAAACAAATGTTCGCCCTCTCCCAGGTCTTCACTGACCTACTGAAAAATATTCCCCGGACCACCGTGCACAAACGCATGGACCACCTGAACGTTAAAAAACACCACTGTGATTTGGAGGAGCTGAGAAAGCTCAAAGCAATAAATTCTATTGCTTTCCACGCGGCTAAATGTACTCTGATATCACGGGAGGATGTGGAGGCGCTTTATTTCTCCTGCAAAACGGAACGCGTGTTAAAGTCCAACAAAAGAAAAGCAAAGGCCAGTTTACCCGAGGATCTGGGCGAGGGCAAGCTTCACGCGGACACGCACCCTACCGGGTTATGGAAGGAGAAAGTTTGGTTAAGTTTACACAGCGTGCCACAGACTCTTTCCCTCAACAAATCCGGCAAGAGAGAGCAACCAACCTCGCGCCCCGACTCCAATCTACCTCAAATTTACAATAAATCCCTCGGTCAGGATTATTCCGTTGTCACCAAGTCAGCATGTAAACCTTTTAAAAACTATGAAACAGCTCAAATACCGGGCAATTGCGTCGCATTTAGCCAGAGACATTCGTTTTTCCGGAGCGTGGTGAGCCGGCAACCACTGTTGTTTCAGTCCGCCATTGCTGCTCAGTCCAGGCTCTCTGCAACCGGCGACCTACTTCACAAAAGGAAGAGGAGGCGCGAGGGGGGCGGCGGCAGGGATATGGGCAGCAGCGGCGCGAGGCAGTCATGGAGcaggagcagacacacacactcacacacttactctcacacacaccacccggTGCTCCTCGTGCAGCCCAAGTGCTGcagaaagcccaaaacacactaCAACCACAACCGGACAACTCTGAGCCATTTTGACATTGGACACGAGTTTTACCTCGACCACCACGCTCACCATCATCGTCACCCGCATCAACATGTGGGGGGGTTCCCGGAGAGCTACAGCAGTGACACGGAGTCCAGTTGCTACTCAGAGCGCCTCAACAACGACTCCGACTTCGGCTCCAGTTTATCGACCAGCAGCAATTCTGGGACctctgatgaggaggatgaagaggagagccCATTGGAGAGCTCTGAGGTCAGTTCTGATGAGGAGAGTTCATCTCAGTCTGATAGCAGCTCTGTGTCCAGCCAAGTGTCTGTCCAGTCTATCCGCTTCAGGAGGgcccggttcccctctctcaacACCACCAAAAATATCACCACTAGAACTCTGCCTAATGCTCAATCTCTCTCCACAACTCTCTCCAGCACTAGAAATCAGTCGAACTCTAGAACTCTATCAAACAGTAGAACTCTCTCGCACACTAACGCACCTTTGCTCCTGCAGCCTACCTTCCACTACAGCCACCAGCAGCAGCCATCTAAACCGGTGGGCCAGTTTGGAACCAGCCAGGTGGACTATGACATTCCGAAGAAACAACCGAAATATGACTTTACAGCCAGGGAGGCcaagcaggacacacacacacacaggctcagctCGCCTGTCACCCGGGGGAGTTATTTCACtaagaggagagacaggaaggtTCCTGAGTCCCAGGTCCAGACCCAACGAGAGATAAAGCGAACCGAGCCTGTGTCCAGAAAAGTGTACGCACTGAGCCCCTCACCTAACACCAACGGGATAAAAGCGGTTCTTCCACACAGGACAACGGGACACGCAAAAAAAATCCTCCCAGTCCTGAGCTCACACTCCGCGCCTGACAAAGACACAAAGTACCCCAAGCCTACAAACAACAAGCTTTCATTAGCTACAAATCTAAAAAGTGAGGTGAGAATCAGCCCCAACCTGAAACTGCCCTTTCTGCTCAAAACCATTAAGGCCGAGCCGGAGGAGCTATCAGTGGCCTCGGGTCCCCTCTCCGAGCGCAGCAGGGCGGTCAAGACTCCCCCCTTCAACCTGCAGAATGTGAAaatcaaagtggaggagagctATGATGAATACGAATACTACAGCCAGGCCTCTGGTTTCCAATGCAAAGGAGACGAGGCGGATATCAACAATGGCCAATACCACGGCGGCGACATCAAACAAGCTGCTGGCTGTTTTAACAACGAGACCAAAGCCATTGAAAGTTCTGCTGGGGCTCCCAAGTCCTCCTCCGGCTTGCAGGAATGCGGGAGCACTCAAGACACCCCTTGTCCTGAGGAGGGGGAGTATAAAAACGGAGTTGGGGTCAGGAAAAACTGCAGGACTCTGGTTCTGGGGAAGGAGTCTGGAATGTCGAGGGCGCAGGCGAAACAGAACGTGTCCAAAGTTGACAGGACTTTATCTTCTCGTCCCGTGGGCAAAGCTGAGATTTGTGATGCAAATACTGAGGATCTAACAGGGGCGACTAAACGAAAACGCGCGTCCAGTAATGTAGCAGCCCCTCTGAAGAGGCCTTTCAGCTTCATGGCGAATTTCCCCGCTCCTCCGTCCCTGTTAGTGGGCAGCGACGGGGATTTAAGCCCTGCTTACTCTCTGAACTCTCTGGGGGGACCCCGAACTCCCCCTCGCTCTCACCCCGTGTGGCGATGGCAGCCTGGCGGTCTGCCTGTCCCTCCCCCACCCGCTCAGAGAATCAGGAAATGTTCACGTTTTTTTCTttga